GAACCCCGCGCCGCCCGATCTCGTGCTCAGTTCCGGAAGTTCGCGCAGGCCGCCGCCACGTAGGAGGTCTTCGGCGCGCGCCAGGCCACTTCGAGCCAGCGGTTGTCCTTGACCTGGGTGTTCTTCCCGCCGACGCAGGTGTATTCGCCGCCGACGACCGGCTTGCCGCACGGCTCTTCCGGCGAGGTCTCCAGGTTCACGCAGGTGGTGTAGTTGACGCAGCTGAGCGTGGTCAGCAGCGTGCCGCTGAGCTGCGGTTCGGTCCGGACGTTGAGCTTGCAGTCGTTGGTCACCGTCGCGCTCACCAGCGCCGGGCCCTCACCGGCACTGGCCGCGGGCGCGAGCCCGATCGTCAACCCCATCGCCGCCACCACCGGCAACACCTTCACCAACCTGGACACCCAGCCTCCTCGACTCCACAGCGGACTTCACCCACAGTAGTCATCCGAGGGCGAAGGGCAATTACTCGATAGGGCGGTACGGTGTCGCCGTGGAGCTGGACTTCTACCGCCACGGGCTGGCGGAAATCCCGGATTCGGTGTGGTCGGCGCCGGAGTTGCGGGTGCTCAACCTGGCGAACAACGAGCTGACCTCGGTGCCGTCGCGGATCGGCGAGCTGACCTCGCTGCACACGCTGGACCTCGGGCACAACCAGCTCACCTCGGTGCCGGACGAGCTGGGCTCGCTGCCGAACCTCACGGAGTACCTGTACCTGAGCGACAACCGGCTTTCCGTGCTGCCGGATTCCTTGTGCCGCTTGGACAAGCTGCGTTACCTGAGCGCCACGGACAACGGGCTCGTCCGGTTGCCCGACGCGCTCGGCTCGATGCGCTCGCTGCGGGAACTGCGGTTGTACTACAACAAGCTTTCTTCTCTCCCGGACTCTTTCGGTTCGCTGACCGCCATGCGGGAGCTCTACCTGCGCGGGAACCAGCTTTCCACGCTGCCGCCGTCGATCGGTGCGCTCCAAGACCTGCGGCACCTGGACCTGCGGGAGAACGAACTGGTCGCGCTGCCGGAGGAACTGCTGGATCTGCCCAAGTTGGCGAAGCTGGACCTGCGGTGGAACCGGCGCCTCGAGCTGCCTTCCTGGCTGCCGAAACTGGAGGAACAGGACTGCGTCGTCCTGCTCTGAGAAGTCAGGGGCAGATGGTGAACGGGCGCGGCTGGTAGGTCACCGTCCGTGGTTCCCGGCGGACTTCGGCGCCACTGCCGAGGTCGTACAGGATCCGGGTGTCGGTGACGGTGAAGCCGGGAACGCCCGGTGTCGGCTCGCACCGGCCGGAACTGCCGGTGCGCACCGGCGGGTCGACCACGTCGGTCTGCGGGCCGGTCAGGCTTTCCACCCGGTACCGCTTGGTGCCCCAGATCTTCACCGTGACCGTGTTCCCACTGGTCAGCGCCTGGATCGCGACTCCGGTCGGCGCGTCGTTGGTGAACCGCAGATCGACCGCGGAACCGTTGTCCTGCAAGGAACGGGCGTCCCGCGCGGGCGGGAAGCGGTCCAGGTAGTAGCTGTGCGGGCTGTGCCCGGCGTCGGTGAGGCCGGCGAAGTAGACCGCGTTGTACAAAGTGGACGTGAACTGGTTGATGCCGCCGCCGTAGACCTCCGCGCCGGTGCCGTCCTCGTGCACCGGGGCCTTGAGATAGCCCTGCGAGGCGGTCCGCGGGCCCACGTGCCCGTCGAGGCTGAACGTGTCGCCGGGGCGCACGATCGCACCGGCCACCTTGTCCGCGATGGTCTTCACGTTGCGCGTCACGTCCCCGGAGAAGCCGCCGGAGGTGAACTCGCCGATGACCTCCTTGATGCCCAGCGAGTTCGCCGCCTGGGTGCTCACCTTCGGCTTGTCCGGCTCGTAGACCGCCCGCAGTTCGTGGACGTCCGGCCGCTTCACCGCCTCCAGGAACGGCGCGAACGTCTTCGTCCAGGCGACCTTCGCGCCCTCCTCCGACGGCTGCACCGACGGCGACGCCCCGGTGAACACGATCTGCGCGTCCTTCGGCGGCCGCTCGGTCTCGGCCAGTTGCGGCTGGGCCAGCAACTGCAGCTTGCCCTGGTCGAGGCGGACCTCCAGGGCACCGCCGTCCACCGCGGCGAACTGCATGGCCCCGGCGATCCCGTCCGGTTTCAGCACCGCGTCGCGCCCGTCGCCCCGGATGTACATCGGCAGCGCGAGCGTCGGCTTGACGATCTGCTCCAGCGTCGCCCGCACCCCTTCGGCCGTCGCCTTCGGCGGGGTCGCCTGTACCGGCAGTTCCACCGCGGTGTGGCCGAGCCAGTTGTCCCTGATCAGCTGCGCGGCGGCGTCGAAGTCGGTCATCTCCTGGCGCTGCCGCGGCTCGACCGCGATCGCGGTCACCCCGCCGTCGCTGCCCTGGATCGACTCGAAGCGGATACCGCCCTCGGTCATGTCGTGGTTCAGCTTCTCCGCGGCGAACTTCGTCACCGACTGCTTGAGCACGTCCGGATCGCTGGTGGACACCACGCCCACCTCACGGGTGGTGAAGAAGGAGGCGATCCGGGTGAACGGGTCGAGCGGCTGCGTCCCGGCCTTGGTCACCGTCTCCGGCCAGTCCAGGCCGAGGCCGGAGGCGATCGGGTCCAGCTCGGCGTCCACGTCCCCGGCGCGCACCCGCACCGGCTCGGTCAGCCGCGGCTCCAGTTCCTTGCGCAGCACCGCCTCGGCGTCGGCGCGCTCCAGCCCGCCGACCTCGATGCCGACCACGGTCACCCCGCGCGGCACGGTGCCCGCGCTGAAGATCAGGTCAGCGGTGTAGAGCAGCACAAACAGCGCCAGGAAGGCGCCGACACCGAGAAAGACGCGGCCGATCGCGTACCGCCTGCGGGTGGCGCGGCTGCGCGGGCGCTCCAGCACCACCGGCCCGTCCAGCAGGGCGCCGACCAGTTCCTCGTCGTTCTCACGGGGTGCTTCCCCGGTCTCGGCTTCGGTCTCGATCGAGTCGGAGTCGAACTCCGGCCAGTAGTGCTCCTCCCGCAACCCGCACCTCCCGAAGGTCAGGGGCGGCGGGCGAACGACTACAAGTACAGCCCCGTGCCGTGCTCCGTGCGCTCGCTCGCCATGGCGTGAATGTCGCGCTCACGCATCACCAGGTACCCCTCGCCCTGGATCTCCACCTCGAGCTGATCGTCCGGGTTGAACAGCACCCGGTCGCCGACCTTCACGTTGCGCACATTATTGCCCACCCCGAGTACATCACCCCAGGCGAGCCGACGCGCGACCTGAGCCGTCGCGGGGATCACGATGCCGCCGCTGCTGCGGCGCTCACCGTCCTCGCCGGACAGCTTGGCCAGCACCCTGTCGTGCAGCATCTGGATTTCGAGCTTGGCCGCAGAAGCCGTGTTCTTCTCGGACACGCCCCGAATGCTACGCGGCGGAATTCACCCCGCCGGGGTACCCGCCATCATCAGCTCCAGCACCCGGTCACCGCCCGGCTCCAGCCGCACGGGCACGCCCCAGTCCTGCCGGGTGACGCGGCAGACCGGGTGCTCGGTGGCGCTGTCGCAGCTGGCCGCCTGCGCCACCACCTGGAGCACGCCCTCGGTGACGCCGTCGGCGAGCCGAATGCGGCGGACCAGGTCGGTGCCCACGCCGGCGCCCTCGACCAGCAGCTCCGGCGGCGAGGCGCTGATCTCCAGCCGGGTAGACGGGCCGTAGCGGTCGTCGAGCTTCTCACCGGGCGGCGGGGTGAACACCACGCTGAACTCCAGCTCACCGGGGGCGAGCACGGACGGCGGCCGCCGCACGGCGTGCGCGTCGCCGTCGACGCTCTCGATCCCGTCGGCGGCGACCGGGGTGATCCGGTGCCCGGCCGACTCGACCACCAGCAGCTCGTCGCCGCTGAGCAACAGGCCGGACGGCTCGGTCAGTCCGGTGACCACAGTGGACACCTGCCCGGTCTCCGGGTCGTACCGGCGGACGGCGCCGTTGTAGGTGTCGGCGATCGCGATCGAGCCGTCCGGCAGCGCGGCCAGGCCGAGCGGGTGCTGGAGCAGCGCGTCGGCGGCGTCGCCGTCGCGATGGCCGAAGGAGAACAGGTCGATGCCGACCGCGGTGTGCACGGTCGACGACTCGTCGATCCAGCGCAAGGCCGAGGTCTCGGCGTCGGCGAGCCACAAGCGACCGGGGGTCACCGCGAAGCCGGAGGTCTGCGCGAAGAACGCCTCGCTCGCGTCGCCGTCGCGCAGGCCCTCGACGGTCGTCCCGGCGAAGCGGCGGATGGTGCCCGCGACCGGGTCGAACGCGGACAGCGTGTGGTTGCCCGCCATCGCGACGATCACCGAGCCCCGCCACCAGACCACGTCCCACGGGCTGGTGAGGTCGACCTTGCGCGCGTCACCGGCGGA
The genomic region above belongs to Amycolatopsis sp. YIM 10 and contains:
- a CDS encoding VanW family protein, yielding MREEHYWPEFDSDSIETEAETGEAPRENDEELVGALLDGPVVLERPRSRATRRRYAIGRVFLGVGAFLALFVLLYTADLIFSAGTVPRGVTVVGIEVGGLERADAEAVLRKELEPRLTEPVRVRAGDVDAELDPIASGLGLDWPETVTKAGTQPLDPFTRIASFFTTREVGVVSTSDPDVLKQSVTKFAAEKLNHDMTEGGIRFESIQGSDGGVTAIAVEPRQRQEMTDFDAAAQLIRDNWLGHTAVELPVQATPPKATAEGVRATLEQIVKPTLALPMYIRGDGRDAVLKPDGIAGAMQFAAVDGGALEVRLDQGKLQLLAQPQLAETERPPKDAQIVFTGASPSVQPSEEGAKVAWTKTFAPFLEAVKRPDVHELRAVYEPDKPKVSTQAANSLGIKEVIGEFTSGGFSGDVTRNVKTIADKVAGAIVRPGDTFSLDGHVGPRTASQGYLKAPVHEDGTGAEVYGGGINQFTSTLYNAVYFAGLTDAGHSPHSYYLDRFPPARDARSLQDNGSAVDLRFTNDAPTGVAIQALTSGNTVTVKIWGTKRYRVESLTGPQTDVVDPPVRTGSSGRCEPTPGVPGFTVTDTRILYDLGSGAEVRREPRTVTYQPRPFTICP
- a CDS encoding co-chaperone GroES, giving the protein MLHDRVLAKLSGEDGERRSSGGIVIPATAQVARRLAWGDVLGVGNNVRNVKVGDRVLFNPDDQLEVEIQGEGYLVMRERDIHAMASERTEHGTGLYL
- a CDS encoding leucine-rich repeat domain-containing protein: MELDFYRHGLAEIPDSVWSAPELRVLNLANNELTSVPSRIGELTSLHTLDLGHNQLTSVPDELGSLPNLTEYLYLSDNRLSVLPDSLCRLDKLRYLSATDNGLVRLPDALGSMRSLRELRLYYNKLSSLPDSFGSLTAMRELYLRGNQLSTLPPSIGALQDLRHLDLRENELVALPEELLDLPKLAKLDLRWNRRLELPSWLPKLEEQDCVVLL
- a CDS encoding NHL domain-containing thioredoxin family protein; this translates as MRAPELAGREWINTGGERLRLADLRGKIVLLDFWTSGCINCLHVLDELRPLEAEFADVLVTIGVHSPKFLHEGEAAAIEAAVRRYEVHHPVLNDPDLTTWSQYAVRAWPTLVVVDPEGYVVHVAAGEGHAEALRRVLTELTEKHRDKLRRGGSPYVPLEEAESPLRFPSKAVTTPDGHLLVADTGNHSIVELDGARLVRRFGTGGRGEPFTEPSGVALLPPEVAERAGYHAVIADTAAHLLQGLNLDTGEVTVVAGTGEQWRDGDSAGDARKVDLTSPWDVVWWRGSVIVAMAGNHTLSAFDPVAGTIRRFAGTTVEGLRDGDASEAFFAQTSGFAVTPGRLWLADAETSALRWIDESSTVHTAVGIDLFSFGHRDGDAADALLQHPLGLAALPDGSIAIADTYNGAVRRYDPETGQVSTVVTGLTEPSGLLLSGDELLVVESAGHRITPVAADGIESVDGDAHAVRRPPSVLAPGELEFSVVFTPPPGEKLDDRYGPSTRLEISASPPELLVEGAGVGTDLVRRIRLADGVTEGVLQVVAQAASCDSATEHPVCRVTRQDWGVPVRLEPGGDRVLELMMAGTPAG